A genomic region of Raphanus sativus cultivar WK10039 chromosome 6, ASM80110v3, whole genome shotgun sequence contains the following coding sequences:
- the LOC130496459 gene encoding defensin-like protein 206, which yields MAKNINSVSFAILLVVLLVASTEILKTEAQTFCFECGPVPFLGTNADCFNCCKTKYGSPPVVSGVVEGSEKHCHCYC from the exons ATGGCAAAGAACATCAACTCTGTCAGCTTCGCCATTCTCTTGGTCGTCCTCTTGGTAGCTTCCACTG AAATCCTGAAGACCGAGGCTCAAACATTTTGCTTCGAGTGCGGACCGGTGCCGTTTCTAGGTACAAATGCTGATTGCTTCAACTGTTGCAAAACCAAATACGGGAGTCCTCCAGTTGTTAGTGGCGTTGTTGAGGGAAGCGAGAAACACTGTCACTGCTATTGTTGA
- the LOC108810220 gene encoding uncharacterized protein LOC108810220 isoform X2: MSNVMTMMQATIRLTDSSLLIRFDESASFEELTEPVSSIGVSIMANPQQLLSDSKKWSLQGDCCDKVLHFREASNVRKDGELMIMVDEMPV, from the exons ATGTCAAACGTG ATGACCATGATGCAAGCCACTATCAGGCTTACAGATTCTTCTTTGCTGATCCGGTTCGACGAGTCCGCCTCTTTTGAAGAGCTAACTGAGCCGGTCTCTTCGATCGGTGTTTCGATTATGGCCAACCCTCAACAGCTTCTGTCTGATTCGAAAAAATGGTCGTTGCAGGGAGACTGTTGTGACAAGGTCCTCCATTTTCGAGAAGCAAGTAACGTGAGGAAGGACGGAGAGCTTATGATTATGGTAGATGAGATG CCCGTTTAA
- the LOC130496672 gene encoding defensin-like protein 275, which translates to MALPKLQFVVIFVLCSLLVTCQSKDVRENAAHPSHCVYKGLCVSNPDCKSQCGPPEFPPETIGLCQASPRGHGNICCCAKD; encoded by the exons ATGGCATTACCAAAGCTTCAATTTGTAGTCATCTTCGTCTTATGTTCTCTCCTTGTTACTTGCCAGTCAAAAG ATGTAAGAGAGAATGCTGCTCATCCTTCACATTGTGTCTACAAAGGTCTGTGTGTGAGCAACCCAGACTGTAAGAGTCAGTGTGGACCACCTGAGTTTCCACCGGAGACCATCGGCTTATGCCAAGCTAGTCCTAGGGGTCATGGCAACATTTGCTGTTGTGCTAAAGATTAA
- the LOC108810220 gene encoding uncharacterized protein LOC108810220 isoform X1, giving the protein MSNVMTMMQATIRLTDSSLLIRFDESASFEELTEPVSSIGVSIMANPQQLLSDSKKWSLQGDCCDKVLHFREASNVRKDGELMIMVDEMVNHRLRNCYRGDHHVSSNHYHCKHGKRCDHHDAVDA; this is encoded by the exons ATGTCAAACGTG ATGACCATGATGCAAGCCACTATCAGGCTTACAGATTCTTCTTTGCTGATCCGGTTCGACGAGTCCGCCTCTTTTGAAGAGCTAACTGAGCCGGTCTCTTCGATCGGTGTTTCGATTATGGCCAACCCTCAACAGCTTCTGTCTGATTCGAAAAAATGGTCGTTGCAGGGAGACTGTTGTGACAAGGTCCTCCATTTTCGAGAAGCAAGTAACGTGAGGAAGGACGGAGAGCTTATGATTATGGTAGATGAGATG GTAAACCATAGGTTAAGGAACTGTTATCGTGGGGATCATCATGTGAGCTCAAATCATTATCACTGTAAACATGGCAAGAGGTGTGATCATCATGATGCGGTGGATGCATAG
- the LOC130496517 gene encoding defensin-like protein 206 yields MAKNINSVSFTILLVVLLVASTEILKTEAQTFCFECGPVPFLGTNADCFNCCKTKYGSPPVVSGVVEGSEKHCHCYC; encoded by the exons atggCAAAGAACATCAACTCAGTCAGCTTCACCATTCTCTTGGTCGTCCTCTTGGTAGCTTCCACTG AAATCCTCAAGACCGAGGCTCAAACATTTTGCTTCGAGTGCGGACCGGTGCCGTTTCTAGGTACAAATGCTGATTGCTTCAACTGTTGCAAAACCAAATACGGGAGTCCTCCAGTTGTTAGTGGCGTTGTTGAGGGAAGCGAGAAACACTGTCACTGCTATTGTTGA
- the LOC108810849 gene encoding defensin-like protein 206 encodes MAKNINSVSFTILLVVLLVASTEILKTEAQTFCFECGPVPFLGTNADCFNCCKTKYGSPPVVSGVVEGSEKHCHCYC; translated from the exons ATGGCAAAGAACATCAACTCTGTCAGCTTCACCATTCTCTTGGTCGTCCTCTTGGTAGCTTCCACTG AAATCCTGAAGACCGAGGCTCAAACATTTTGCTTCGAGTGCGGACCGGTGCCGTTTCTAGGTACAAATGCTGATTGCTTCAACTGTTGCAAAACCAAATACGGGAGTCCTCCAGTTGTTAGTGGCGTTGTGGAGGGAAGCGAGAAACACTGTCACTGCTATTGTTGA
- the LOC130496481 gene encoding defensin-like protein 206, whose protein sequence is MAKNINSVSFTILLVVLLVASTEILKTEAQTFCFECGPVPFLGTNADCFNCCKTKYGSPPVVSGVLEGSEKHCHCYC, encoded by the exons ATGGCAAAGAACATCAACTCTGTCAGCTTCACCATTCTCTTGGTCGTCCTCTTGGTAGCTTCCACTG AAATCCTGAAGACCGAGGCTCAAACATTTTGCTTCGAGTGCGGACCGGTGCCGTTTCTAGGTACAAATGCTGATTGCTTCAACTGTTGCAAAACCAAATACGGGAGTCCTCCAGTTGTTAGTGGCGTTTTGGAGGGAAGCGAGAAACACTGTCACTGCTATTGTTGA
- the LOC108810220 gene encoding uncharacterized protein LOC108810220 isoform X3 — MSNVMTMMQATIRLTDSSLLIRFDESASFEELTEPVSSIGVSIMANPQQLLSDSKKWSLQGDCCDKVLHFREASNVRKDGELMIMVDEMR, encoded by the exons ATGTCAAACGTG ATGACCATGATGCAAGCCACTATCAGGCTTACAGATTCTTCTTTGCTGATCCGGTTCGACGAGTCCGCCTCTTTTGAAGAGCTAACTGAGCCGGTCTCTTCGATCGGTGTTTCGATTATGGCCAACCCTCAACAGCTTCTGTCTGATTCGAAAAAATGGTCGTTGCAGGGAGACTGTTGTGACAAGGTCCTCCATTTTCGAGAAGCAAGTAACGTGAGGAAGGACGGAGAGCTTATGATTATGGTAGATGAGATG AGGTAA